GAGGTGAACGAGGTGGCGGTGAACCCGGCCGGTCCGGGCACGGTGATCACCACCACCCCGGACGCGTGCCGCCGCAGGGTGCTGCGCAGCAGCTCGGCGGGTGCCGCGGTGGAGGGCGTTCGTCGAGAGTGGTCATGGGGACGGTCCTTTCCTGGGAGGGGACGACGGCCGGGACGCCACCGGCCGTCGTCGGGGAGGGGAGGGGAGGTGAGGTGAGGGGGTGGTCAGCCGGTGGTGTCGGGACCGGGCGGACCGGGCGGACCGGGCGGGGCCAGCGGACGAGCAGCGGTGGCGGAGCGGACGGCAGCAGGTCGAGGCCGGCCCGCAGCTGCTCCAGCCACAGCACGGTGCGGGCCGCGACACTGCGGTGCGCCGCGTCGTTGAACACGTCGTGCCGCCCGTCGGCCACCGTGACCGCCTCGACCGAGGGCAGCC
This is a stretch of genomic DNA from Kitasatospora fiedleri. It encodes these proteins:
- a CDS encoding alpha/beta fold hydrolase, which codes for MLAFHGSADPVAPVGALRELAGRLPSVEAVTVADGRHDVFNDAAHRSVAARTVLWLEQLRAGLDLLPSAPPPLLVRWPRPVRPVRPVPTPPADHPLTSPPLPSPTTAGGVPAVVPSQERTVPMTTLDERPPPRHPPSCCAAPCGGTRPGWW